GGTGCTTATGTGCTTATCTTTATTCTTGCGATGATTTTAGTTGGAATCCCTATTATTTTAGTTGAAAATGTGATTGGTAGAATGGCACACAAAAACTCTATTGATGCCTTTGGAGAAAATACAGACAAAGGTGCTTGGAAAATCATAGGCTATATGGGAGCCATAGGTGCTTTTGGAATCTTAGCTTATTATATGGTGCTTGGGGGTTGGGTTATTGCTTATATTGCCAATATTTTTACTTCCTTTTTTGGAGATATTGGGCTTAATCTATCAAGCCCTATCACAAAAGAAATCACTTCAGAATTCTATTCCCAAAATATAGAAAATTCACCTTGGCTGATTGGATTTTACACTTTACTCTTTGTTGCTATAAACTACATTATCCTTAAAAAAGGCATTATTGATGGGATTGAAAGATCGGTTAAATGGCTTATGCCACTTTTATTATTATGTCTTTTAGGAATGATAGCACGCAATATCACACTAGATAATGCTATGGAGGGGATTAAATTCTATCTTATTCCTGATTTTTCTGCCATTACCCCAAAACTCTTTTTGTATGTTTTAGGGCAAGTTTTCTTTGCACTTTCTCTTGGATTTGGGGTTATGATTACACTTTCTTCTCACCTTAGAAAAGATGAAAAACTTGTCAAAACCGCTTGTATTACAGGAATCATCAATACACTTGTGGCAATTCTAGCTGGTTTTATTATCTTCCCTTCGCTCTTTAGCGTTGGGTTAGCTCCTGATTCTGGACCCTCATTAGTATTCAAAAGTCTTCCTATTGCCTTTTCACATATGGTTTTTGGTGGTTTCTTTGCAATTGTATTTTTTGTTTTGTTGCTAATTGCTGCTCTTACAACTTCATTAACCATTTATCAAGTTATCATTAGTATTTTAGAAGAAAAATTTAAATTCTCTCATAATAAAGCAGTTAGCTTTACATTGATAGCGGTTTTTATTTTGGGGAATCTTCCTTGTATTCTTGCTTATGGACCTTGGAGTGATATTATCATTTTTGGTAGAAATATCTTTGATAATTTTGATTTTATTAGTGGAAATATATTCTTTGTGCTTACTGCTTTGGGTTCTGTTATATATGTTGGCTGGGTTTTGGATAAAAATGCGATTAAAGAAATCAACAATTATTCCTCCAAACCCTCGCTTTTTAGCCTTATTTGGTTTTATTATATTAAATACATCATACCGGCTATTATTCTTGCAATTTTCATTGGCGGCTTTTTGATAAAAATTTAATTTTTATCAAAAAAACCTTATAAATCCAAAAATTTCACTTAGAAAATAAAAATATTATTAATGCCCATACTCATTCAAAACAATCTCACTTTCTTTGTAAAATATTTCACGATCTTCTATTTTGATTGGCATTTTTTATCATTACATTATCTTATTAAGTCTGATTTTTTGATAACAAAAAGAAGAATCCTCCTTTGTAGGTAACAATAAAATTCCCACCATTCCTTTAATTTCTTTATTTTCGTAAAATTCTACTTCCAATACCTCTGAATCCTCAAAAACCACTTCAACTCTCTCCTTATCACTCACCTTCCCTACTAATCCAAATTGCCTTGAAGCCTTTAAGATTGGAGATTTAATAGAATCATCATAGTGCAAATACGCTACCAAGCCATCAAAATCTCCAACTTCTTCTACCTTAGTAATCTCTTCAAAATGGGGCATAATAGATACCATCTGCTCTTCTAAAAAAACTACTTCCAAAGTATGATTTTGAGAAAATAACGCAAGAATCTTTGCAATATTTTTAGCATTTTTGTGAGTAAAAATATCCTCTCCAATAATCAAAGCATTTTTAGAATTCTTTTTAAAGCTCTGCTGTATCTCAAAAATTTCCTCTTCTGCTAAGTTAATTTCTGAAGCTAAATATCCAATATCAAGATCTTGAATGAAAGTTTGATTTTTAACCACTTCATCCTGCAATAAAGATTCTGCTAAAAGTGCCAAAACCAATTCTTCACAACCAACTTCATACAAAAACTGCTTAATATTAGAAGCGGGATTAAAATTCAAAGGGCTTAATAAAAAAACACTCTCCTGTTTTACTAAAGAAGGGATTTTCTCTAAAAAATCCAAAATAAATCCACCTAATAAAACCACTGCACCTTTCTGGTTTTCTTTTAAATACTGATTAAGGGAAGTAATTTTTCCGCCATTTTGACAATAAATTTCAAAAAACTCTCTTAACATTAGCAAATCCTTTTTACTATAATTTTACAATCTACTTCATTAAAACACAAAGAATTCAATAATTCATTTTCGCTTTTTACAATATCCACACTTTTTTGCATATTGCTAAATTCCAAAACCTCAGACAAAAAATCTCTACTTCTCCAATTTAATTATATTTTAATCTCTTTTATATTGCCTCCACAAAGACATTTTTCAAATACCTTAAATCAAAAAATGCCTCATCAACTAATCCATTCAAAAACGATACAAAAAAATAACGCCCATCTTTATGTATCAATAAAAAGTTTATCCTTCTATTTCTCAATTAGCAACACTCAAACTATGCTTACCATAACTCATAGAATATTAAACGCTAATTCATCATAAAACCTGCAAACAAGTCATCAATAAAATTTCAATAAGTTTAAATTGGGCGACTTACTAGGAGCAATCCATTTTTATTTGGTTCTTTTTTTATTTAAAATGTTATCAATTTTATCTTGGACATCTCCACTATAGCCTATTTCCTCTGCCTTTAAATTATCATTTTTAAGAATTTCAGGCACCGCATCTTGTCTTTGAATATTCTCTTGCAAGACTTCTAATTCAGAATTATGATAAGTATAAATCATTTGTGCAGATATTACACCTTTTAATCTTTCAATCTTTTTTAATATTCGTATTTCTTCATCAACATTGCTTGATTCAATAGTAACAATAATCTTACCGCTCTCATCTTTGTAATGACATTGTGTCTGAGGAATCTTCTCAATCTCTTCCCAAAGCCTTTGGATATCCTCCCCCTTGCACATCACCACCAAACTTGAAACATTAAAATCTTGGCTTTTCTCATTTTCATTTTGCATACTTATCCTTTAAGGTAATTTCCAAAACAAAATATTTTTCCCATCTTCAGCACTTATAATTCTTTTGTCATCCACAAAAATAATGCTATTTAATAAACTCTTATGTCCCTGCAAAATAGCAATATCTTCCTTATTTACAATCTTAAAGACTGCAATATCACTCATTTCATTTTTCATATAAGCCCCAATCTCCCCACTAGGACTTAATCCTACGCTATAAACTAAAAATTCTGCCTCTTTAGTATAACTTCGAGAATCTTTTAAATACACCCCTGCTTTTCTATCTTGCCCTGCTGTAATCACAACTAATCCATTTTGACCCAATGCCATTTTAGCTTCATAAACATTATCTTTGTTTAATCCACTTAATTCTTCTAAAATCTCTCCGCTTAAAACCTCTCCATAATACAAAATTCCTGATTCACAAGAAACAAGAAATCTTGTGCGATCTTCACTTAAAATAAAATCCGAAAAAGTTGCCTCTGAAAGTTGTTTTTGATAAAGCACTTTATTATTTTTTAAATCATACAATACAATTTCATTGCTTACTAATCCCAAAAAAATCTTATCTTTATCTACAAAAGCTGCTTTTTTAACATTTAAAGTCAAAGGAAGTTTTTCTAATTTTTCCCCAAAAATAAAAAGATTCTTTTTTCCATCACTTCCCTCACTATCAATCAAAAATCGCTGATCAAAAAAATCTACAGAAAACACCTTAGGCAGATAAGAATCACCAAAAAAATTACTAATATGTGGCAACTCCACAAGAGTTTTTTGGGAAATATTTTGAAATTCAGAATCAAAGTTAATCTCCACCACTTCACCAAAGTCTGTTCCCACTAAAATTTTATTATCAATATAATTCATATCAATAATATTATTTTTTAAACTCAATTGATAAAATGGACTTATAGCAAAAACACTCTCCAAAAAACACAAAAATACAAAGATTATTTTTAGCATTTTCTTTCCTTTAAAACAATAGCTTGTGTTGGACAAACACCAACACAAAACCCACAACCAATGCAATTTTTATTAATCACGGGATAAAACATTCCAATAAAATCAATAGCTTTTTGGCTTCCAAGCACACTCTGACAAGCTTCTTTGCAAGTATAACACATTGTTTTATGATAACCTAAACATTGAAGTTCATCAATACATACCTCAAAATTCCAATGGCTCTCACTCTCTTCTTCTAAAACTCCATTAGGACAAGCCTTTGCACATTCACCACAAAGCTTACAACCCTCCAAACTAAAATCTACATAAGGAATTCCATCAAATATCTTTAAAATCCCTTTTTGACAAATTGTTTCACAAACTTTCACACACGGCTTTTCACAATCTTTGCAAAATTTTTCAAAAAGAGATTTATCTTGATTATAAGGAGGAAGTGGGAGCCAAGAATTACTCTCCTTTTGCTTCCCCCTTTTTAAAAAGAAATTAAAGAAATCTCTGCGATTCTCTTTCACTTCACACCTTCATTTAAAATATCAAGCAAATTAGATCTTGTATTACCATCATCTTGACGAAAATCTGCTTTGAAGTTATTTTCAACTAAAGGAGCTGCATTTACTTGCGTAGTATGGCAAATTACGCAATTAAAGCGATTTTCATCCATTTCTTCATGCAAATCTTTATTATTTCTTAAATCATAGAAATGAGATTTAGGCATAGCTGTTGCTCCCACTGCTTCTGCAATCCCAGGTAAATGGCAACCTGTGCAAGAATTATTATCTCTTGTAATAGGTAACATTCCATCAAGATTATGTGGAATCATAGGTGGTGCATTTTCAAAAGCGCGTTCAATCAATTCTGATTCGCCCGCTGCTTTACCGCTATAATCATAAGCTTGGATTTGTGCTTCTTCGCTAAAAAGTGTTGTTTTTCTTAAACCTATTTCTTCAGCAGAATAACCCTGCATACTTTTACAACCAATAAAAATCAAAGCAAGTGTGCTCGCTCCTGCAATCATTATTGTTTTAAAATTCATCTTATTTCCTTTTTGCAAAATCTAAAAGATTAAATTTAAGGGCATTATCCCCACAAACTTCAATACACCTTCCACATCGTGTGCATTCCCCACTAATAACCTTTCCACTCTCTTTTCCAATCAATCCAAGCACTTGCTTTTCTGGACAAATCTTTTTGCATTCCATACAATGCGTGCAAGAATCCAAATCGTATTTCACTTTTAAAAAAGCAAATTTACTTACTATGGAATAAAAGGCTCCAAGCGGACATAAATGACCACAAAAACCATGAGGAACAATAAATAAATCCAATAAAAATACTAAAAGCACAGCAAAAGCTCCAAAGCCCATACCAAAAACAATTCCACGATGAATCATTGCAATAGGGCTAATAGCCTCAAAAGCTGCCATTCCAAATAAACTTGACAGAATCAAAGCAAGAACCAAAGCGAAATATCGTATCTTTTTACTTAAATAAAAAGGTGCATAATTAACTCGCAAAACACGTCGCAAATAGTTAGCTAAATCCGTAATGAGATTCATTGGACAAACATAAGAACAAAAAGCTCTTCCTGCCAATAAGGCATAAAAAGCCAGAATAATTAATCCACCTATTAAAGCATTTACTCCAAGTAACGCGCCACTAAAAAAAAGCTGCAAGATGGCAAAAGGATCACTTAATGGAATCGTCCCAAAAAGCAAAGAGCTGCTAAGATTGCCTTGCAAAATCTTGATGCCGGCATAATTACCTAAAAAATACAAACACAATAAACCTATTTGTATAATGCGTCTAAGTGCTAAAAAACGAAATCTTTTCATCATAGCTCTCCATTATTGAGGTAATCTTGCACTTCTTGTAGATTTTTGTTGCTATTTCTTAGTTGATGCAATGTGGCATCTTCTAATCTCTCTTCATCTTGACTTTCCCAACCTTTAATATAATTTGTCCCTACTGCCCCTAAAGCGACTTCCCTAGGCATTACAATAATAGCTGCTTCTTGTGTTACACAAGCTTTTTCACATTTGCCACAACCAGTGCAAACCTCACTTTCTACAACTGGGAGCAAATAAGAATGTTTGCCTGTTCGTTCATTACGCTTTAATTCCAATTTAATTGCTTCACCCATCAAAGGACAAGCACGATAACACGCATCACACTGAATCCCCCAATAAGCCACGCAATGCTCTTTATCCACAATAGCCACACCCATTCTTGCTTTATTAATCTCCCATATTCCATCACTCTGCACCAACTTCGGCTCCAAAGCTTTTGTAGGACAAATAGCTACACAAGGAATATCAGGACACATCTCACAAGGAATCTCGCGGGGTATAAAATAAGGAGTCCCAATTGGCTTCCCACTCCCTGCACTTGCAAGCTTTAAAGTATCAAAAGGGCAAGCTTCAACACATAAGCCACATTTGATACAATGTTTTAAAAATTCTTTTTCTTCTAAAGCACCCGGTGGTCGCAAGATAAGAGGATTAGCTCTGCTTTCCTTTAAAAAAGCACTCCAAACCAATCCACCCATCATTGTCATTGCGATTGCTTGTGCTGCTTGGATAAAAAATTGTCTTCTTGGATTTTTGTTGTCCATTGGTTTTATGCCTTATAAATTTTCACTGCACACTTTTTAAAATCAGTTTGTTTAGAAATTGGGCAAGTCGCATCAAGACAAACTTTATTAATATATACCTTTTCATCAAACCAAGGCACATAAACTAAGCCCATTGGAGGACGATTTCTACCTCTCATATCCACTCTTGCTTTGACTTTTCCTCGTCTTGATTCAACCCAAACTGCATCATTTTGTTGCACACCCAATTTTTCTCCATCTTTCGGATTCATATAACACAATGCTTCTGGGACTGCACGATAAAGCTCTGGCACTCTCATTGTCATTGTTCCACTATGCCAATGCTCTAACACACGACCAGTGCTTAACCAAAATGGATACTCTGCATTTGGCATTTCTGGTGGATCCATATAAGGGCGGAAAAATATTTTTGCTTTATTTTTAAGTGAATATTTTTCACTTGTTTTAGGCGATTTTAGATCCCCTCTTGGCAGTTCTTTGCCTGAAGTTCCATAAAAAGCAAACTCGCCATTATTAGCTTTTCTTGCATAATAGTCATATTTACTATTAAACCTCCATTGCGTTTCTTTGCCATCAACCACAGGCCACCTTAAACCTCTAACTCTATGATAAGTATCAAAGTCTGCTAAATCGTGCCCATGTCCGATACCAAATTTACGATATTCTTCCCAAAGGTATTTTTGCACAAAGAATCCATAACCTTCAAAAACCTTTCCATCACTGCCAACCACTTGTCTTTTATCGCCAAACACCTCAGAATTCAATTCATTTTCTAACATTTTATCATCGGTTTTATAGCTTTTTGCCTCTTGATTAGCATAAAGCACTTCAAAAAGCGTAGTATCCTCACTATATCCCATTGCTTTAGCTTGTTCTAGCACACTTGGAAGAGTAAGTTTAGCATTAATTTTCTTTTCACCCCATACTTCTTTTAAAGTGAAGCGTTTTGAAAATTCCATCATCTGCCAAGTATCACTCATTGCATTTCCTTGAGGTAAAACTTGTTGTTTCCAATGCTGTGTGCGACGCTCAGCATTTCCATATGCACCCCATTTTTCATAAATCATTGCAACTGGCAAAATCAAGTCTGCTACTTTTGCACTAATTCCTGGATAAGCATCTGAAACTACAATAAAATTATCCATTTCCCTAGCTGCCTTAATCCAATGGTTTGCATTAGCGGTATTTTGCCAAGGATTATTCACTTGCACCCAAGCCCATTTAATTTTACCATCTTCTAAATCACGCATAATTTGCATAAAATGCGCCCCAATTTGAGGATTGATAGTTCCACTTGGAAGCTTCCAAATTTTTTCTGTAATCTCTCTATGCTTTTTATTTCCCACTACCATATCTGCAGGTAATCTATGTGAGAATGTCCCAACTTCTCTTGCTGTTCCACAAGCACTAGGTTGCCCTGTAAGAGAGAAAGCACCACTTCCAGGTTTGGCTTGTTTTCCTAGCAACATATGAACCATATAGCTTTGTTCATTCACCCAAGTTCCTCTTGTGTGTTGATTCATACCCATTGTCCAAAAACTAACAATTTTTCTGTTTTTATCCACATA
This portion of the Helicobacter canadensis MIT 98-5491 genome encodes:
- the napA gene encoding nitrate reductase catalytic subunit NapA; the encoded protein is MAQTRREFLKTAAAVSAASVAGIAVPAPQALMAKEAEGGWKWDKAVCRFCGTGCGIMVATKDEQIVAVKGDPAAPVNRGLNCIKGYFNAKIMYGQDRLTQPLLRVNAQGEFDKNGRFQPVSWQKAFDVMEQKFKEAYNELGPTGIGVFGSGQYTIQEGYAAAKLIKGGFRSNNLDPNARHCMASAVVGFMETFGIDEPAGCYDDIELTDTIVTWGANMSEMHPILWARVTDRKLSAPDKVRVVNLTPYSNRTSDLADTEIIFTPHTDLAIWNYIAREIVYNHPESIDWDFVKKNCIFTTGFVDIGYGMRMDIKHAKYNPKELDTAAKEKSKVLSENEGITLRYLGMKAGEVMENKHIADAGNHWEISFEDFKTALEPYTLDFVAKIAKGDSQESLESFKEKLKTLASYYVDKNRKIVSFWTMGMNQHTRGTWVNEQSYMVHMLLGKQAKPGSGAFSLTGQPSACGTAREVGTFSHRLPADMVVGNKKHREITEKIWKLPSGTINPQIGAHFMQIMRDLEDGKIKWAWVQVNNPWQNTANANHWIKAAREMDNFIVVSDAYPGISAKVADLILPVAMIYEKWGAYGNAERRTQHWKQQVLPQGNAMSDTWQMMEFSKRFTLKEVWGEKKINAKLTLPSVLEQAKAMGYSEDTTLFEVLYANQEAKSYKTDDKMLENELNSEVFGDKRQVVGSDGKVFEGYGFFVQKYLWEEYRKFGIGHGHDLADFDTYHRVRGLRWPVVDGKETQWRFNSKYDYYARKANNGEFAFYGTSGKELPRGDLKSPKTSEKYSLKNKAKIFFRPYMDPPEMPNAEYPFWLSTGRVLEHWHSGTMTMRVPELYRAVPEALCYMNPKDGEKLGVQQNDAVWVESRRGKVKARVDMRGRNRPPMGLVYVPWFDEKVYINKVCLDATCPISKQTDFKKCAVKIYKA
- a CDS encoding NADH-ubiquinone oxidoreductase subunit E family protein gives rise to the protein MQKSVDIVKSENELLNSLCFNEVDCKIIVKRIC
- a CDS encoding 4Fe-4S binding protein, which codes for MKENRRDFFNFFLKRGKQKESNSWLPLPPYNQDKSLFEKFCKDCEKPCVKVCETICQKGILKIFDGIPYVDFSLEGCKLCGECAKACPNGVLEEESESHWNFEVCIDELQCLGYHKTMCYTCKEACQSVLGSQKAIDFIGMFYPVINKNCIGCGFCVGVCPTQAIVLKERKC
- the napG gene encoding ferredoxin-type protein NapG, which codes for MDNKNPRRQFFIQAAQAIAMTMMGGLVWSAFLKESRANPLILRPPGALEEKEFLKHCIKCGLCVEACPFDTLKLASAGSGKPIGTPYFIPREIPCEMCPDIPCVAICPTKALEPKLVQSDGIWEINKARMGVAIVDKEHCVAYWGIQCDACYRACPLMGEAIKLELKRNERTGKHSYLLPVVESEVCTGCGKCEKACVTQEAAIIVMPREVALGAVGTNYIKGWESQDEERLEDATLHQLRNSNKNLQEVQDYLNNGEL
- the napH gene encoding quinol dehydrogenase ferredoxin subunit NapH — protein: MMKRFRFLALRRIIQIGLLCLYFLGNYAGIKILQGNLSSSLLFGTIPLSDPFAILQLFFSGALLGVNALIGGLIILAFYALLAGRAFCSYVCPMNLITDLANYLRRVLRVNYAPFYLSKKIRYFALVLALILSSLFGMAAFEAISPIAMIHRGIVFGMGFGAFAVLLVFLLDLFIVPHGFCGHLCPLGAFYSIVSKFAFLKVKYDLDSCTHCMECKKICPEKQVLGLIGKESGKVISGECTRCGRCIEVCGDNALKFNLLDFAKRK
- a CDS encoding nitrate reductase cytochrome c-type subunit; its protein translation is MNFKTIMIAGASTLALIFIGCKSMQGYSAEEIGLRKTTLFSEEAQIQAYDYSGKAAGESELIERAFENAPPMIPHNLDGMLPITRDNNSCTGCHLPGIAEAVGATAMPKSHFYDLRNNKDLHEEMDENRFNCVICHTTQVNAAPLVENNFKADFRQDDGNTRSNLLDILNEGVK
- a CDS encoding chaperone NapD; the encoded protein is MQNENEKSQDFNVSSLVVMCKGEDIQRLWEEIEKIPQTQCHYKDESGKIIVTIESSNVDEEIRILKKIERLKGVISAQMIYTYHNSELEVLQENIQRQDAVPEILKNDNLKAEEIGYSGDVQDKIDNILNKKRTK
- a CDS encoding sodium-dependent transporter; translated protein: MQRQTWTNHITYILTIAGATIGFGATWRFPYLVGENGGGAYVLIFILAMILVGIPIILVENVIGRMAHKNSIDAFGENTDKGAWKIIGYMGAIGAFGILAYYMVLGGWVIAYIANIFTSFFGDIGLNLSSPITKEITSEFYSQNIENSPWLIGFYTLLFVAINYIILKKGIIDGIERSVKWLMPLLLLCLLGMIARNITLDNAMEGIKFYLIPDFSAITPKLFLYVLGQVFFALSLGFGVMITLSSHLRKDEKLVKTACITGIINTLVAILAGFIIFPSLFSVGLAPDSGPSLVFKSLPIAFSHMVFGGFFAIVFFVLLLIAALTTSLTIYQVIISILEEKFKFSHNKAVSFTLIAVFILGNLPCILAYGPWSDIIIFGRNIFDNFDFISGNIFFVLTALGSVIYVGWVLDKNAIKEINNYSSKPSLFSLIWFYYIKYIIPAIILAIFIGGFLIKI